Proteins from one Burkholderia sp. genomic window:
- a CDS encoding AsmA-like C-terminal region-containing protein encodes MSDRQESAASSQEAGPPNHDRPVLRRMFRVVLIGGAMLYFVVASSYLGLRYALLPQVDKLRPCIESFVSDKLHVEVRIARLAPYWSGMQPGVDITALTICGNDGTTSLTIPHATAAISWRSLVWLSPTLSSLVLDAPDLLITRRRDGTLSIAGMDVPTTTRKGGNDAFSAWLLRQQAIVLREGTLRWRDAERDAPALTLTGIRLAVLNNGLVHRLALQVPANGTLLANPLDFRARFTHKPLVAIDRLTNWTGAAYVSTGTVDLPTLAHYAPLPLTAYTGRIDNTIWIGFRDGRLFDAYGNLSGTNIALRVGSTQPRLDIPVAGFSWNLALAPGRAYTLKLLNLHAELGQPPLDDGTPLVRALSFSTLMARYRVPNASHGQLIQVAGDRVDLGIFTEFIRCLPLTARFRNELMRINPCGLIANYVVEAELAGDEIAHAAAPIVRYRLTGELQGISVEAQEPGPELSPRGHQRAGIPGFENVWGHVDATERGGSASIDTAKAAVTVPGVFEDPRLSFDRLRAQIAWTIAACTAPGELHPRIDVKLPLLYVENPDAEITVSGGYSNPGHGRGMLDLKADFGRAAISRIVRYLPIGMSEHLQYLSHALQAGRVSKGATIIAQGPFETFPYEYTPNDGVFRIIAPFTDGRFEPTPQPPRKLANGKPNVWPALEGIDGVFELHNNKLRFDIQRAHYKGVKLSGVSGRIDDLGHAADSPLWIEGRANGPLADLVDYVNHSALGGLSGHVGAKLRAQGPASLALKLTIPQYGRHPHTLVEGALGFSGNTLESDGLPPLSQLRGTVRFTQQGAELDRLSARLLGGAMHTNGRFRRNEGYAFDVNGRIAFDSAHGFNLHGPAALLDRVVAGDAPYWLSVHGSKGGLPEITASSDLTGLALDFPVPFTKSAGTPMPFSFTLAPLPPEDGSALEEAELKLGPFAATYVLDTTCGKPIRVVRGALGMNRMPDLPREGVTAAVDATALDADAWIAFSKTLRGTLAPPTATALLPAALLRQAPRINLASFVPKCFALHFGTLKLLKRNWENVIVGASHVDDLWQANVASNQGSGYLSWSPHVDAGADQPTAPGCDGVLNARLAKLVVPNSADHEPVGSAMTAMPTDRTMPAINLVVNQVVARGHGIGRLQVHAHNFKENGVPVWQLDKLELVNPVAKLTATANWRTSKRALVHSADEDDVPHRTVFDFKLAVADAGTLLDRIGLPRTVANGQGVLEGKVGWRGCPTAIDYPSLGGQLSLDLEHGQILKVDPGVAKLLGVLSLQGLARFLTLDFRDVIGKGLPFETIQGTSKITNGIATTEDFQVITAPARVTVQGQIDLIHETQDLHAHIVPKVSASAAAIGAAVINPMLGLGVLAANLALSQTLSHAFAFDYVVTGSWAHPRIQQIGGNRGKMGDTPADSDASRP; translated from the coding sequence ATGTCCGACCGTCAGGAATCCGCCGCCAGCAGTCAAGAAGCCGGACCTCCCAACCACGATCGTCCGGTACTGCGCCGCATGTTCCGCGTCGTCCTGATCGGCGGCGCGATGCTCTACTTTGTAGTAGCCAGCAGCTATCTGGGCCTGCGCTACGCGCTGCTGCCGCAAGTCGACAAACTGCGGCCCTGCATCGAATCTTTCGTTTCCGACAAGCTCCACGTCGAAGTGCGGATCGCCCGACTGGCACCGTACTGGTCCGGCATGCAGCCCGGTGTCGACATCACCGCCCTGACCATCTGCGGCAATGACGGCACCACCTCTCTAACCATCCCGCATGCTACCGCCGCGATCTCCTGGCGCTCGCTGGTATGGCTCTCGCCGACGCTCTCGAGCCTAGTGCTAGATGCGCCAGACCTGCTGATCACGCGCCGGCGTGATGGCACGCTGAGCATCGCTGGAATGGACGTACCGACGACCACCCGCAAGGGTGGCAATGACGCCTTCAGCGCCTGGCTACTTCGCCAACAGGCGATCGTGCTGCGCGAGGGCACGCTGCGCTGGCGCGACGCCGAGCGCGACGCGCCAGCGCTTACGCTGACCGGGATCCGCCTGGCTGTGCTCAATAATGGCTTGGTACACCGCCTGGCGCTGCAGGTGCCGGCCAATGGCACCTTGCTGGCCAACCCACTCGACTTCCGCGCACGCTTCACGCATAAGCCGCTGGTCGCGATCGACCGCCTCACCAACTGGACCGGCGCCGCGTACGTCTCGACCGGAACGGTTGACCTGCCGACCCTGGCGCACTACGCGCCGCTTCCACTTACAGCCTATACAGGCCGCATCGACAACACTATCTGGATCGGCTTTCGCGACGGTCGGCTGTTCGACGCGTACGGTAACCTGAGCGGCACCAACATCGCGCTGCGGGTGGGCTCGACCCAACCGCGCCTGGACATCCCAGTGGCCGGCTTTAGCTGGAACCTTGCACTGGCACCGGGCCGTGCCTACACGCTCAAGCTCTTAAACCTGCACGCCGAGCTCGGCCAGCCACCACTCGACGATGGCACACCGCTGGTGCGCGCGCTGTCCTTCTCGACCTTGATGGCGCGCTACCGTGTACCCAACGCCAGCCACGGCCAGCTGATCCAGGTGGCCGGCGACCGCGTCGACCTGGGCATTTTCACCGAATTTATCCGCTGTCTTCCGCTGACTGCGCGCTTTCGCAACGAGCTGATGCGCATCAACCCATGCGGCTTGATCGCCAACTACGTGGTGGAGGCCGAGCTAGCTGGCGACGAGATCGCCCATGCAGCTGCGCCGATCGTCCGCTACCGCCTGACTGGCGAGCTACAGGGAATCAGCGTCGAGGCCCAGGAACCAGGGCCGGAGCTTTCGCCGCGCGGCCATCAGCGCGCCGGGATCCCGGGCTTCGAAAACGTCTGGGGCCATGTCGACGCAACCGAGCGTGGCGGCAGTGCCAGCATTGACACCGCCAAGGCCGCCGTCACTGTGCCCGGCGTGTTCGAAGACCCGCGCCTTTCCTTTGATCGTTTACGCGCGCAGATTGCCTGGACCATCGCGGCGTGTACCGCGCCGGGCGAGCTGCACCCGCGCATCGACGTCAAGCTGCCGCTGCTCTACGTCGAAAATCCCGATGCAGAAATCACCGTCAGCGGCGGCTATTCGAACCCCGGCCACGGTCGCGGCATGCTCGACCTGAAGGCTGACTTTGGCCGCGCAGCGATCTCACGTATCGTGCGCTACCTGCCGATCGGCATGTCAGAGCATCTCCAGTATCTCAGCCATGCGCTGCAGGCGGGCAGGGTCTCGAAGGGCGCGACCATCATTGCCCAGGGGCCGTTTGAGACCTTCCCCTACGAATACACGCCGAACGACGGCGTGTTTCGTATTATCGCGCCGTTCACCGACGGGCGCTTCGAGCCGACCCCGCAGCCACCGCGCAAGCTCGCCAACGGTAAGCCTAACGTCTGGCCAGCGCTGGAGGGCATCGACGGCGTGTTCGAGCTACACAATAACAAGCTGCGCTTCGATATCCAGCGCGCCCACTACAAGGGCGTAAAATTGAGCGGGGTGAGCGGGCGCATCGACGATCTCGGCCACGCAGCCGATTCGCCACTGTGGATCGAAGGCCGCGCGAACGGCCCGCTAGCCGACCTGGTCGACTACGTGAACCACAGCGCGTTGGGTGGGCTGTCGGGTCACGTCGGCGCGAAGCTGCGTGCCCAGGGTCCAGCCTCGCTAGCGCTGAAGCTGACTATCCCGCAGTACGGCAGGCACCCGCATACGCTGGTCGAGGGCGCGCTCGGCTTCAGCGGCAACACGCTAGAATCGGACGGCCTGCCGCCGCTCTCGCAGCTGCGCGGCACGGTGCGCTTCACTCAGCAGGGCGCCGAGCTCGACCGGCTCTCGGCGCGCCTGCTCGGCGGCGCGATGCATACCAACGGTCGGTTCCGGCGCAACGAAGGTTATGCCTTCGATGTGAATGGTCGGATCGCCTTTGATTCGGCGCACGGGTTCAATCTGCATGGGCCCGCCGCGCTGCTAGACCGTGTGGTAGCGGGTGACGCGCCATACTGGCTTTCGGTGCACGGCTCCAAGGGAGGCCTGCCTGAGATCACCGCCTCCTCAGACCTGACCGGGCTTGCGCTGGATTTCCCGGTGCCCTTCACCAAGTCTGCTGGCACGCCGATGCCATTCAGCTTCACCCTAGCGCCGCTGCCGCCCGAAGACGGCAGCGCGCTGGAAGAGGCGGAGCTCAAGCTCGGTCCGTTTGCCGCCACCTACGTGCTCGACACCACTTGCGGTAAGCCAATTCGGGTCGTACGCGGCGCGCTCGGCATGAACCGCATGCCGGACCTGCCGCGCGAGGGCGTGACGGCTGCCGTCGACGCCACCGCGCTCGACGCAGATGCCTGGATCGCCTTTTCCAAGACTCTACGCGGCACGTTGGCACCCCCGACCGCCACCGCATTGCTACCGGCCGCGTTGCTGCGGCAAGCGCCACGCATCAACCTGGCGAGCTTCGTACCGAAGTGCTTTGCTCTGCATTTTGGTACGCTCAAGCTGCTTAAGCGCAATTGGGAGAACGTGATCGTCGGCGCTTCGCATGTCGACGATCTCTGGCAAGCCAACGTGGCCTCGAACCAGGGCTCTGGCTACCTATCCTGGTCGCCACACGTCGACGCCGGCGCGGATCAGCCCACTGCACCGGGCTGCGACGGCGTGCTGAACGCGCGCCTAGCTAAGCTGGTGGTTCCCAACAGCGCCGACCACGAGCCGGTGGGCAGTGCCATGACCGCCATGCCCACTGATCGCACGATGCCCGCCATCAATCTGGTGGTCAACCAGGTGGTGGCGCGCGGCCACGGCATCGGTCGGCTGCAGGTCCATGCGCATAACTTTAAGGAAAATGGCGTTCCGGTCTGGCAGCTCGATAAACTCGAACTGGTAAACCCGGTCGCCAAGCTAACCGCCACCGCCAACTGGCGTACCTCTAAGCGAGCGCTGGTGCACAGTGCCGACGAAGATGACGTGCCGCACCGTACCGTGTTTGACTTCAAGCTCGCGGTCGCCGACGCCGGCACCCTGCTCGACCGGATCGGCCTGCCACGTACAGTCGCCAATGGCCAGGGGGTGTTGGAGGGCAAAGTCGGCTGGCGCGGGTGCCCGACGGCGATCGACTATCCGAGCCTGGGCGGCCAGCTCTCGCTCGACCTTGAACACGGCCAGATCCTCAAGGTCGACCCGGGCGTGGCCAAGCTGCTGGGCGTGCTCAGCCTGCAGGGGCTGGCGCGTTTTCTGACGCTTGATTTCCGCGACGTGATCGGCAAGGGCTTGCCCTTCGAGACCATCCAGGGCACCAGCAAGATCACCAACGGCATCGCCACCACCGAAGACTTCCAGGTGATCACCGCCCCAGCGCGGGTGACCGTGCAGGGCCAGATTGACCTCATCCACGAAACCCAGGATCTGCACGCGCATATCGTGCCCAAGGTCAGTGCCAGCGCCGCTGCGATCGGCGCGGCGGTGATCAACCCGATGCTCGGCCTGGGCGTGCTGGCCGCCAACCTGGCGCTGTCGCAGACCCTCTCGCACGCCTTCGCGTTTGATTACGTGGTCACAGGCTCCTGGGCGCATCCGCGAATTCAGCAAATCGGGGGTAATCGAGGTAAGATGGGTGACACGCCCGCTGACTCAGACGCGTCCCGCCCCTGA
- the tldD gene encoding metalloprotease TldD has product MNIIEPCIHNLASAKDILLTPYGLDESLLTRTLSEIFTHRVDYADLYFQATRSEAWSLEEGIVKSGSFSIDQGVGIRTVADDRTAFAYSDALSTEAIRQATSATKAITAAGGGRHKIQVASSLTGVAGRDLYLPSDPLSSLNATAKVKLLERIEQMARGRDPRITQVMAGMAGEYDVVLVARSDGALAADILPLVRVSVTVIAEQNDRREIGSSGGGGRFDFGYFSDEVLSQYVDSAVHAALVNLDARPAPAGTMTVVLGPGWPGVLLHEAIGHGLEGDCNRKGSSAFSGRIGEQVAAKGVTVVDDGTLPNRRGSLNIDDEGNPTQCTTLIEDGILKGYIQDTLNARLMNMPVTGNARRESYAALPIPRMTNTYMLNGDKDPKEIIASVKNGLYAVNFGGGQVDITNGKFVFSTAEAYMIENGKITYPVKGATLIGSGPEALKYVSMIGNDMKLDWGIGVCGKEGQSVPVGVGQPTLRIDSMTVGGTA; this is encoded by the coding sequence ATGAACATCATCGAACCCTGCATCCACAATCTCGCCTCCGCCAAAGACATCCTGCTCACACCCTACGGACTCGACGAATCCCTGCTTACGCGTACGCTCTCCGAGATCTTCACGCATCGCGTCGACTATGCGGACCTGTACTTTCAGGCCACCCGCAGCGAGGCCTGGAGCCTGGAGGAAGGGATCGTCAAGTCGGGCAGCTTTAGCATCGACCAGGGCGTAGGCATACGCACCGTGGCGGACGATCGAACCGCCTTCGCCTATTCTGACGCCCTCTCCACTGAGGCGATCCGCCAGGCCACCAGCGCCACCAAGGCGATCACGGCGGCTGGTGGTGGGCGCCACAAGATTCAAGTGGCCTCCTCGCTGACGGGGGTGGCGGGCCGCGATCTCTACCTGCCGTCCGACCCACTCTCGTCGCTCAACGCGACCGCCAAGGTCAAGTTGTTAGAGCGTATTGAGCAGATGGCGCGCGGTCGAGACCCGCGCATCACCCAGGTGATGGCGGGTATGGCCGGCGAATACGACGTGGTGCTGGTGGCGCGCAGTGACGGCGCGCTGGCGGCCGACATTCTGCCGCTGGTGCGCGTCTCGGTGACGGTGATTGCAGAGCAAAACGACCGTCGTGAGATCGGCTCGAGCGGCGGTGGCGGTCGTTTCGACTTCGGCTACTTCAGCGATGAGGTGCTGTCGCAGTATGTCGATAGCGCGGTGCACGCGGCGCTGGTCAACCTCGATGCGCGACCGGCCCCGGCCGGCACGATGACGGTGGTGCTCGGCCCGGGCTGGCCCGGCGTACTGCTACATGAAGCGATTGGCCATGGCCTAGAGGGCGACTGCAACCGTAAAGGCTCGTCGGCCTTTTCCGGTCGGATCGGCGAGCAGGTGGCCGCCAAGGGCGTGACCGTGGTCGACGACGGCACCCTGCCGAACCGCCGCGGCTCGCTTAACATCGACGATGAGGGCAACCCGACCCAGTGCACCACGCTGATCGAGGACGGGATTCTAAAGGGCTACATCCAGGACACGCTGAACGCCCGCCTGATGAATATGCCAGTGACCGGCAACGCGCGTCGAGAATCCTACGCAGCGCTGCCGATACCGCGCATGACCAACACCTACATGCTCAACGGCGACAAGGACCCGAAGGAAATCATCGCCTCGGTCAAGAACGGCCTGTATGCGGTGAACTTCGGCGGCGGCCAGGTCGACATCACCAACGGCAAGTTCGTGTTCTCAACCGCTGAGGCCTACATGATCGAGAACGGCAAGATCACCTATCCGGTCAAGGGTGCTACCCTGATTGGCAGCGGCCCGGAAGCGCTCAAGTACGTCAGCATGATCGGCAACGACATGAAGCTCGATTGGGGCATCGGCGTATGCGGCAAGGAGGGCCAGAGCGTGCCGGTTGGGGTCGGCCAGCCGACGCTACGGATCGACTCAATGACGGTCGGCGGAACAGCCTGA
- a CDS encoding IS5 family transposase translates to MCKDIHKTGEPKARYRVRNWAAYNEGLINRGNVTIWIDEAVLARIPDAIPTRGRPCLYGDTLIQTLLGVKTVYRLTLRALQGFTQSLRDLAFPSLPVPNYTTLCRRAKTLDVELPILRDNEPIHLVVDSTGLKVYGEGEWKVRQHGYSKRRTWRKVHLALNANTGQVHAALMTNQNVADGDALAKLLDQIPGDEQIDVIGGDGAYDTKPCHAAIAARSAVPSIPPRESAVHWPADMPGAAWRNGAVDAIARDGRREWKQHSGYHRRSLAENAMYRFKTLTGHCLWARHIAAQATEVSVRVGVINRMADLARPQSVRIA, encoded by the coding sequence ATGTGCAAGGACATACACAAGACAGGTGAGCCGAAGGCACGCTACCGTGTCAGGAATTGGGCGGCCTATAATGAAGGCCTGATCAACCGGGGGAACGTAACAATATGGATAGATGAAGCCGTCCTTGCCAGAATACCCGATGCCATACCCACACGTGGTCGCCCGTGTCTATACGGCGATACGCTGATTCAGACATTACTTGGCGTGAAGACCGTCTATCGACTAACGTTGCGCGCCCTGCAAGGTTTCACCCAAAGTCTGCGCGATCTGGCCTTCCCGAGCTTGCCGGTGCCGAATTACACCACGCTCTGTCGCCGGGCGAAAACGCTTGATGTCGAACTGCCGATCCTTCGTGACAATGAACCGATCCATCTGGTTGTCGACAGCACCGGTCTGAAGGTCTATGGAGAAGGTGAATGGAAGGTGCGCCAGCACGGCTACTCGAAGCGGCGCACGTGGCGTAAAGTCCATCTCGCGCTCAACGCGAATACAGGTCAAGTGCATGCCGCGCTAATGACGAATCAGAATGTGGCTGACGGTGATGCTCTGGCCAAGTTACTCGACCAGATTCCAGGCGACGAACAAATCGATGTCATTGGCGGTGATGGTGCCTACGACACCAAGCCATGCCATGCGGCCATTGCTGCACGCAGTGCTGTTCCTTCGATTCCGCCACGCGAGAGTGCCGTTCATTGGCCAGCGGATATGCCCGGTGCGGCGTGGCGTAATGGCGCGGTTGATGCAATTGCCCGTGACGGTCGTCGAGAATGGAAGCAACACAGTGGCTACCACCGGCGATCGCTTGCCGAGAATGCGATGTATCGGTTCAAGACCCTCACCGGCCACTGTCTCTGGGCGCGTCACATCGCCGCGCAAGCGACCGAGGTCTCCGTTCGCGTCGGCGTCATCAACCGCATGGCGGACCTCGCTCGTCCGCAATCCGTTCGTATCGCCTGA
- a CDS encoding IS5 family transposase, whose translation MRKDIHKTGKPKTRYRVRNWAAYNAGLINRGNVTIWIDEAVFAKIPDAIPARGRPCLYGDTLIQALLGVKTVYRRTLRALQRFTQSLLDLAFPILPVPNYTTLCRRAKTLDVKLPILRDNEPIHLVVDSTGLKVYGEGEWKVRQHGYSKRRTWRKVHLALNANTGQVHAALMTNQNVADGDALAKLLDQIPREEQIDVIGGDGAYDTKLCPMRPLLHAVLFLRFRHARVPLIGQRICPGAAWRNGAVDAIARDGRREWKQESGYHRRSLAENAMYRFKTLTGNCL comes from the coding sequence ATGCGCAAGGACATACACAAGACAGGTAAGCCGAAGACACGCTACCGTGTCAGGAATTGGGCGGCCTATAATGCAGGCCTGATCAACCGGGGGAACGTAACAATATGGATAGATGAAGCCGTCTTTGCCAAAATACCCGATGCCATACCCGCACGTGGTCGCCCGTGTCTATACGGCGATACGCTGATTCAGGCATTACTTGGCGTGAAGACCGTCTATCGACGGACGTTGCGCGCCCTGCAACGTTTCACCCAAAGTCTGCTCGATCTGGCCTTCCCGATCTTGCCGGTGCCGAATTACACCACGCTTTGTCGCCGGGCAAAAACGCTTGATGTCAAACTGCCGATCCTTCGTGACAATGAACCGATCCATCTGGTTGTCGACAGCACCGGTCTGAAGGTCTATGGAGAAGGTGAATGGAAGGTGCGCCAGCACGGCTACTCGAAGCGGCGCACGTGGCGTAAAGTCCATCTCGCGCTCAACGCGAATACGGGTCAAGTGCATGCCGCGCTAATGACGAATCAGAATGTGGCTGACGGTGACGCTCTGGCCAAGTTGCTCGACCAGATTCCACGCGAAGAACAAATCGATGTCATCGGCGGTGATGGTGCCTACGACACCAAGCTATGCCCCATGCGGCCATTGCTGCACGCAGTGCTATTCCTTCGATTCCGCCACGCGAGGGTGCCGCTCATTGGCCAGCGGATATGCCCGGGTGCGGCGTGGCGTAATGGCGCGGTTGATGCAATTGCCCGTGACGGTCGTCGAGAATGGAAGCAAGAAAGTGGATACCACCGGCGATCGCTTGCCGAGAATGCGATGTATCGGTTCAAGACCCTCACCGGCAACTGTCTCTAG
- the nadE gene encoding ammonia-dependent NAD(+) synthetase codes for MTRPNYAARQRTIAAELLVAPNFDAAEEAERRIGFLAGYLRSTGLSTYVLGISGGVDSSTAGRLAQLAVERLRTSGYDARFIAMRLPYGVQRDEESAQRALAFVAADENLTLNVRPAADGMLAATIASGLVFRDEAQQDFVHGNIKARERMIAQYAVAGARYGLVIGTDHAAESLMGFFTKFGDGGADILPLAGLTKRRVRAVARHLGGADALVMKVPTADLEALRQLLPDETAYGVTYDQIDDFLEGKPVADYVYETVLRFHDATRHKRALPYTLHDWPGAAA; via the coding sequence ATAACCCGTCCCAATTATGCCGCTCGACAGCGCACAATTGCCGCTGAACTGCTGGTGGCACCGAACTTCGACGCCGCCGAGGAAGCTGAGCGCCGTATCGGCTTCCTAGCCGGCTACCTGCGCTCGACAGGCCTGTCCACCTATGTACTCGGGATCAGCGGCGGCGTCGACTCGTCGACTGCCGGTCGTCTCGCGCAACTGGCTGTCGAGCGCCTGCGTACGAGCGGCTACGACGCACGCTTCATCGCGATGCGCCTACCCTACGGCGTACAGCGCGACGAGGAAAGCGCGCAGCGTGCGCTGGCCTTCGTGGCTGCCGACGAAAATCTGACGCTTAATGTCAGGCCCGCCGCCGACGGCATGCTGGCCGCTACTATCGCCAGCGGCCTGGTGTTCCGTGACGAGGCGCAGCAAGACTTCGTGCACGGAAACATCAAGGCACGCGAACGCATGATCGCACAGTACGCGGTGGCTGGCGCGCGCTACGGCCTCGTGATTGGCACCGATCACGCAGCCGAATCGCTGATGGGCTTCTTCACCAAGTTCGGCGACGGTGGCGCAGACATCCTGCCGCTGGCCGGCCTGACCAAGCGCCGCGTCCGTGCGGTGGCGCGTCACCTGGGCGGCGCCGATGCGCTAGTGATGAAGGTGCCGACTGCCGACCTCGAGGCGCTGCGCCAGCTGCTGCCCGACGAGACCGCCTACGGCGTGACTTACGACCAGATTGACGATTTCCTGGAGGGCAAGCCGGTGGCCGACTACGTCTACGAGACGGTACTGCGTTTCCACGACGCGACGCGCCATAAACGCGCGCTGCCCTACACGCTGCACGATTGGCCCGGTGCCGCCGCCTGA
- a CDS encoding heme biosynthesis protein HemY gives MTLRGMLWLAMLFAIAVSLATVGHFDGGQVLIVYPPYRVDVSLNLFIVSFVVLFVVIYALLRIMRNIWCMPQRVAAYRKRMRYEKAHASLREAVANFYAGRFSRAEKAARDALLVDDNQSAAGLMGAVAAHRMHEYARRDEWLARVDASEWQEARLLATADMLAEACDAEGALAALAEMQASGSKCIHAQQVALRAQQQLKNWAEVLKLTKELEKREALHPNAVVKMRQQAAEHLLRDHRHDADALLEAWQLLSAAERHSPRLADLAAKLLIALERQPEARHIVEDALAYNWDARLLRCYPDTASSDVLPLIQKAESWKRDHPDDAELLVALGRLCQRQQLWGKAQSYLEAALKLSDNEGLKVHVHRALASLFEHFGDQEQAARHYRESALAAQLG, from the coding sequence ATGACGCTGCGAGGAATGCTATGGCTAGCCATGCTGTTCGCGATCGCCGTGTCACTCGCGACGGTCGGTCACTTCGATGGCGGGCAGGTGCTGATTGTCTACCCGCCGTATCGCGTCGACGTATCACTAAACCTGTTTATCGTCTCGTTTGTCGTGCTGTTCGTGGTGATCTACGCGCTCTTGCGCATCATGCGCAACATCTGGTGCATGCCGCAGCGGGTAGCCGCCTATCGCAAGCGGATGCGCTACGAGAAGGCACATGCCTCGCTGCGCGAAGCGGTCGCCAATTTCTACGCTGGTCGTTTTTCGCGCGCAGAGAAGGCCGCTCGCGACGCACTGTTGGTCGACGATAACCAGAGTGCGGCAGGCCTCATGGGCGCGGTCGCTGCGCATCGCATGCATGAGTACGCTCGCCGAGACGAATGGTTGGCCCGCGTCGATGCCAGCGAATGGCAGGAAGCGCGCCTGTTGGCTACCGCCGACATGCTTGCCGAGGCGTGCGACGCTGAGGGCGCACTGGCTGCGCTGGCCGAGATGCAGGCCTCAGGCAGCAAGTGTATCCATGCCCAGCAGGTCGCGCTGCGCGCGCAACAGCAACTGAAGAACTGGGCCGAAGTGCTGAAGCTAACCAAGGAGCTGGAAAAGCGCGAGGCGTTGCATCCGAACGCCGTGGTGAAGATGCGCCAGCAAGCCGCCGAGCATCTGCTGCGCGACCATCGTCATGACGCTGATGCGCTGCTGGAAGCGTGGCAGTTACTGTCTGCTGCCGAGCGGCATTCGCCGCGGCTGGCCGATCTGGCCGCCAAATTGCTGATCGCGCTGGAGCGCCAGCCCGAGGCGCGCCACATCGTCGAGGACGCGCTGGCCTACAACTGGGATGCACGCCTGCTGCGCTGTTATCCCGATACAGCCAGCAGCGACGTACTTCCCCTGATCCAGAAGGCCGAATCCTGGAAGCGCGATCATCCCGACGATGCCGAACTGCTGGTGGCCCTAGGTCGGCTTTGCCAGAGGCAGCAACTGTGGGGCAAGGCGCAGTCCTACCTAGAAGCGGCGCTGAAGCTGTCCGACAACGAGGGGCTGAAGGTTCACGTACATCGTGCTCTGGCCAGCTTGTTCGAGCATTTCGGCGACCAGGAGCAGGCCGCGCGCCACTACCGCGAAAGCGCGCTAGCGGCTCAGCTGGGCTAA
- the aroG gene encoding 3-deoxy-7-phosphoheptulonate synthase AroG, giving the protein MLPYNTDDVRIRALKELTPPDHLIREFPCSAAVAKLIYSTRRSLHRILHGRDDRLVAVIGPCSIHDPAAAVDYAKKLIELRHQHCEDLEIVMRVYFEKPRTTVGWKGLINDPYLDNSFKINEGLRAARELLLQLNELGLPAGTEFLDMISPQYIADLVSWGAIGARTTESQVHRELASGLSCPVGFKNGTDGNVKIAVDAIKAASQPHHFLSVTKSGHSAIVSTAGNEDCHVILRGGKVPNYDADSVNVACADIVKTGLAARLMIDASHANSSKKHKNQVFVCGDIAHQLAAGDERIVGVMVESHLVGGRQDLTPGCQLTYGQSITDACIGWNESVKVLEGLAEAARARRVATRQRQL; this is encoded by the coding sequence ATGCTCCCATATAACACCGACGACGTCCGTATCCGTGCACTGAAGGAGCTGACGCCGCCCGACCACCTGATCCGCGAATTCCCCTGCTCGGCCGCCGTGGCGAAGCTAATCTACTCGACGCGCCGCTCGCTGCACCGGATCCTGCACGGCAGGGACGATCGTCTGGTGGCAGTGATCGGCCCCTGCTCGATCCACGATCCCGCAGCCGCCGTTGACTACGCGAAGAAGCTGATCGAGCTACGCCACCAGCATTGCGAAGACCTCGAGATCGTGATGCGCGTCTATTTCGAGAAGCCCCGTACCACGGTGGGCTGGAAGGGCCTCATCAATGATCCGTACCTAGACAACAGCTTCAAGATCAACGAAGGCCTGCGCGCCGCGCGAGAGCTACTGCTGCAGCTCAACGAACTGGGCCTGCCGGCCGGCACCGAATTCCTCGACATGATCAGCCCGCAGTACATCGCCGACCTAGTCTCGTGGGGCGCGATCGGCGCGCGTACTACGGAATCGCAGGTGCACCGCGAGCTGGCTTCGGGCCTATCCTGCCCCGTCGGCTTCAAGAACGGCACCGACGGCAACGTCAAGATTGCGGTCGACGCGATCAAAGCCGCTTCGCAGCCGCACCATTTCCTGTCAGTCACCAAGAGCGGCCACTCGGCGATCGTCTCGACCGCCGGTAATGAGGACTGCCATGTCATCCTGCGCGGCGGCAAGGTACCGAACTACGACGCCGACAGCGTCAACGTCGCTTGCGCAGATATCGTCAAGACCGGCCTCGCCGCGCGCCTCATGATCGATGCGAGCCATGCCAACAGCTCGAAGAAGCACAAGAACCAGGTTTTTGTATGCGGCGATATCGCCCACCAGCTTGCCGCCGGCGACGAGCGTATCGTCGGCGTGATGGTCGAGTCGCACCTGGTGGGTGGGCGCCAGGACCTCACGCCGGGCTGCCAGCTGACCTACGGCCAAAGCATCACCGATGCCTGTATCGGCTGGAACGAGAGCGTCAAGGTGCTCGAAGGTCTCGCCGAAGCGGCGCGCGCACGCCGCGTTGCCACGCGGCAGCGGCAACTCTGA